Part of the Ctenopharyngodon idella isolate HZGC_01 chromosome 8, HZGC01, whole genome shotgun sequence genome, GTAATTGCTCAACTGCAGCTGACCTgcattgaaaaaaacaaaaacatcaatacTGGCCAGCTTCTTGAATTTATTACTATTGATCACTCAACAAAAACACCATTTAGCGATGTCTTACTTGAAGGCAGCACTGAGCGTTTTGTTCTTTCGGACAAATGCAATTCTGACAAGACCATCCCATTCCtttaaatgtggaaaaaaaactcTGTTATATTATTTCCAGTAACTGCACAGACAGTATACACTATAATTAAGGACACTTACCTGGAAGTTGATAGGCGGCGGAGGATTTTTGGGCTCTATCCTCACCACGCTGGACTCTACTTTTGGAGGTGGTCTGAAGTTGTTTTTTCCTACCTTCATAAGCATAACATTTCAGTATCTTTACATATGACAATGTCAAACTATGCATTCCACACCGACTTGAGGATTTATCCATTCTCAAGCAGCAGTCAACTTTATGAACTAATTAATGAACTGAAGGACTCTCCAAACCTTCATGAGATGATCCACGCGGGCTAGGAGTTGTGTGTTGATGGACAATCTGCAGTATAGCTTGTCTCCTGGTTTAGCCACTAAGCGCATGGCAAATTCCCTCTGAAACATCAGCACAGCACACCTACAGAcagcataaaatgtaaatgaaagaaATCATAACGCTCAATATGATGGCAGCAGGAATTGTTTTTTACTCTATACTGCACTCACATTTACTGaatcagccaaaaaaaaaaaagtttatccaATTTCTTACCTAAAAAATGGCCTGTGAAGTAACAGTTTGAACACGAAAGGCGATGATATCTAGGGGGAAAAATAATCTCAGTGTGAATACCTGTGATTTGGTAAggttcaatttgttaacattggTACCTTTTTcgtttaaaattaacaaaatgtaaataatgagtccatacatcatcaatccttcttccaaaacctGTTCTTGTCCTACTCTGATTCACTATggttattaaaagtatttattggccggtttcacagacaaggcttaaaggcACAACATGTAACTTTTACGCCACTGGAGgtcacctattcaaaacaaagacaaagcttgatgacgccgagaTTCAgcgcagaatcatgggagatgtcgtcttcacctcacagcggGTAGAAAAGAATCtgatgggactcgggcagaaatcatgttcatggatgagattattaacgttactgtagtatgaagcagagcagggccgaatgacaaactgccaaagtcacgccccccagtggtgaaccattgaaattttgaaaacatgatgtaacaaagccttgtttactgaaatcacatgactttggcagtttgatacatgctccgaaccactgatttgaaacaaaagattcgtaaatccttgaagcttcatgaagcagtgttttgaaatcgcccatcactagatattgttgaataaagtcgttattttgtttttttggtgcacaaagagtattctcgtcgcttcataacattaaggttgaaccactgaagtcacatgaactgttttaaacatctttagtagctttctgggcattgaaagtgttaattatcttgctggcaatgcaggcctcactgagccatcggattttatcaaaaaatatcttaagttgtgttctgaagatgaacgaaggtcttacaactttggaacgacatgagagtgagtaattaatgacagaattttcatttttgggtgaactaacgctttaatATAGTGTTACCAGTGGCTCAGAAGACAGATCTACAGCAACCAAAGAGAAAAATCTTTGAACCAATACCTGATAAGGCAAGTTAGCCACACACAGATCAAAAAAGGGGAGCTCCGCCTTTAGGACATCCCCTATGAGGATCTGAAGCTTGTTCTGCATTGGACTGTTCAAGAAAACAGATTTTTCAATCAAACAGATGCTTAAGTTGTTGCTAGGGTTTTGACAGTGGTAGAAATGAATGTGTATGAAAAACATTTACGTGCACTGGACTCTTTTCTGAAGCTCAGCAACAAGCCTGGTGTCCAACTCGCATGCTACAACCTTTGAATTATAGTAAATGAagttaatgaaattaatcacTACTTAAACTCtagcaataaacattcagtgtAACTTATTTACTTTCTTGGCTTTCTCCAGGAGTTTGACAGTCATGTTACCAGTTCCAGGACCTACTTCCAAAACCACATCTGTCGGTCGTAGTGCTGCCtggaaagatatttttgtatttaatcaataCACTCACTGATTATATTGTGCCATGACAATGTGGTCACACATTTAGAAATCTCATTCAGCTGTCACTTTCTTTAAAAGGCAAATGACAGATTTGCCAGAAAAAGTCACAATCCACATTACTGACCTTCTCTATGATGGCGTTGACAATCAAAGggtttttcaaaatatgttgaccAATACCAGTATTGAACATAATTCCTGAAACACACCAAGAaacatagaatttttttttttctcgtaacATTTATGGGTGGACTCTaaccaattttatttttttcaaaacataatcccatcaaatgttttttgtttgtttgttctatctttgaaaaaaaagaaaagaaaattgatATTACTGTCATTACAATTAAGCACataaatagtgtgtgtgtgtgtgtgtgtgtgtgtgtgtgtgtgtgtgtgtgtgtagtgtgtagtgtgtgtgtagtgtgtagtgtgtgtgtagtgtgtagtgtgtgtgtgtgtagtgtgtgtagtgtgtagtgtgtagtgtgtgtagtgtgtagtgtgtgtagtgtgtgtatatatatatatatatatatatatatatatatatatattcataacatCAAAAGTAAAACGTATATTACGCGCTACAGTGATGGGACTTGGCATGAAAATGTGCTTAACTGTAtgtaaataatgtcacaatgttcTATGGTCAGAAAAATGGGTTTAATTTCCATTATGTGACCTGGACGTGTTGTTGACAGGTTTCTAAAGGTTCTCCCTTAATCCAAATGAAATTCATAACATGTTTAACTTTCATTACAGATCTATAAGAACAGACTTTACTAAATCGTCAGACAGCATACAGTACAAAACATCTCAAGGAAACCTACCTTGACTCTTCACCTCCTGATGTTTTCGAGATTTTTTCTCGGCTTTAACCTTCGGCATTTTGATAAGTAATGTCTGAGTTTCCAAAGAGTGAAATTTAATGTACAAATGTGAGTATACGTTTACGATACTATAAGCACGTGtaacacatccaagctttagtTCCTTTCAGCTGATCGGATGGAAATTCAGTTGACAGCCTCAAGCTCCCTCTGGCGTCCTGGAGGACGCGTGGAGAAACCGGAAGTGATCTCTCAGTGCTGTTTTGCTGGTACTTTTTCGCGGCAATCCGAACGTGATGCAAAGACTGTTGAGGAATATGACAGCTgatttttcactttaaaatagaAGGTAATCTTTTTATATTATTGCATTATCTGTGTTGAAGATAGCTTATTTCGAGCTCTGTCTTCAGCtgaataaaattgtatttagaAAGCAAATTAGGTTAAGTTATTATGTTTAGCGccatttcagtgttttatttagtgAGACTCTAAAAGTTCGCTCTTTTACAATTGCGATTGATGAAATGTGTGATTCGGAACGTTTATATCTTGAGGGCGTTTCTGTTTTTGCTTACagatatttcatatttgaaaatcAGCGGAAACAACAATGGCATCAGTCACTGCAGAGGACATCAAGTCTGAACTGGACACTTTCAACATAGCCTTCAACGATGACACTGTGGACAAACGTAAACGTCAAGTttcttatttattgtttttatggacgtttatatatatatatatatatatatatatatatatatatatatatatatataatattataatattgttaACGTGAcataatgataaaaaattaaagattaatatgtgcttttatatatatataacacacccCACACACACCCCTCTTGTACCTTGTAGTGTTGGAGCAGTGTGTGTGTCACAGGCTGAAGGGGGATGATATTGTATGCGAGTGGTTTGCTTTCAGCGCCTCTAAAGACCAGCTGCCGCTCACTCTTGAGAACCTGGACCAGTTTGAACATGAAGTTAGTACAATGCCATTATAAACAAATACTGCTGCATGTCAACTGCAGCACAGATTTTCTGGGATCTCTTGAGATGCCTTAATAAATAAGATACCCTATGTTTCCCTGCCTGATTTGCATACTGCTTATATACTTCTTACAGATACTGAACAAGAAGAAAAAGTCAAAAGGCTCAACAAAGGGAAGCCAGTTTAACAAGACTAGAGACATCAACTCTATCCAGGAACTGTATCCTTTTTAGCTCTAACCATCACTAGGTTTAatcttattcatttttttttgccCTAAATGTTCACAGTGGTCTTCTTAACAGAGTTGCATAGAATCCGAgcagaagaggaagaggagaacTTGTTGGATGCCTATTCAACACCGGCCAAGGTGAGAAAAATGGGACACAGATTAATAGGGGAGACTTGATGGAAATGTAGATGCACTGATAGAAATGCATTATTGGCTCCAAATGGGAAAGTACTGTATAGCTCAGCTATTAAAAGTAAATCTCATTTTGTCCTCTAACCCAACTTTTATTTGACCTGCTGAAATGCTGTAATTTGCAATATATTGAAATGTACTTTCTTTGTAACTGGATTGGtaagaaatgtaaatgtattactGTCTTCATCCGTGTGTTACCGCAGGGCTCTCAGAAGCGAGCGTTGACAACCCCAGAACATCCTCAGTCCAAGAGAGGTGTGGCCCGACTCGCCAGTCCCAGTCTAATGCTGTCACCTGCCAGCTTCTCACCAAGGTAACCAATTCACCAAACTTctattaagatatctttgaaTATATGAGGTCTTTATAAGGCAAACAAACCATTAACAAAATCACCCTaaagaaaacatggaaaaatTATCATGGCAATCTGAATCTGATGTCTTTTCATTTCAAGAtgatataatacatttaatctaacgtaaagttgttttatttgtttttgtagtgCAACGCCTTCTCAAAAATATGGCATGCGTGGGGGACGAGGAGAGGTGGTTTCGTCGTTTGGGGAAGTACAGGGTCCACGCTGGACGGGTAAAGGACAGACCAGTGTGAGGGTGGAGATCCTAGAAGGAGGAGAGAATTCACTCATCAGCAGCTACAAATATATGTTCCAGAGACTTAGAGATGTGCGGGATGGTGAGTACatgaaagtgaaaaaagtgGTGTGTCGTGTAGCCAAGTCTTACAAGTCTGACGCGCTAACCATCAGGCCACAACTGTCCCATGTTCTCATTGCTGCACTGactcaaatattatatatatataaatattcaaatattattatatgattGTTTTGTATGACAATTGCTGAAACACTTCAACATACATGGCAGGAAGTAAAttcgttttgttgttgttgctgcatGACATATAAATTGTCATTTTATATGTTTACAAATTGTATGTAAATTGCATGATACATACAGACTGTCTCTTTATATATtcgtatatatttatttatgttctcCATCTTGTCTGTAGTTCTGACTGAAAAGATTGAAGAGCTTGGAGAGGAATTGCGGAGTCATTTTAACATAGAGGAATTCTCTCCAGTTTCACTACCTGTTCAGGTACAAGCACAGATATCATCATAACGGCTCAATAATTCAGTTGTCCAAgtgataaaaaaagaacatatttaTGGCTGGTGTGCAAAAGTTCATTTTGGAGTATGTGTGTCCATTTTGGTGAATTGATTAGCCTTGATCTCACTCTCTTTCCTGCAGGATAGCATCACAGTACTGGGGCAGGTGTGTTGTGACAGTAACGGGAAGCTCAATGCCCAGTCTGTGCTGCTGGAGGCCGGACAGGAACAGGGAGGCAGACAGGTGCCTGTGGATCTGTCCGAGCTCATAGAGTTCTCACTCTTCCCTGGACAGGTGAGATATAAACCTATGATTTGATGCACATActgcttttttccttttcttttatgTTTGATTTTAACTTATTGCTaagtaatattatattattaatcattttaatttaaagtgcccctgttatgctactttattttaaaggctcctaaatttgttacaataggtttacatgcatccaagatcaaaaaaacactttaattttctcataatatacattgcagcatcagctcttttctcacagtgtctgaaatggttcggtctctctaaacccctcctttctgagagccgattctgctctgattggtcagatggcccagtctgttatGACTGGTCTACCTCTTATAGCGCGTGTCGGAAACTAAACATTCATTGAATTTCTGAATATCTGAATTTCAGGTCCAGAAGTGcgtgcaaagtggatttgcttttgcAGCACATAAAATAGCTTCTTCTAGATGTTGTTTGCGGGCAGCCAGTGAAGActataggctggcattatgcaaatttattACAAACCTACATTGGTTCGTGCAGGAAGACTGAACAGTCAACTCGTTTCAAATAGTTTAGAATCGGGTTCTTTCCTTTGGAAAACAATAACTTATTCTTTTGGAAGACAATAACATTTATTgcgcactttgatctttgaaactatgccgaccttttacattcacaaacggCTATATTACatactacatgaaaggtaatatctgaaaaagcatcaTAGGGGCATTTTAAAATTCTCATTATAGTTTTAGTAGATAAAAGTCATTTGAGAATGAATAGTGATGTATTAGAGAATGTATTTTTCCCCATCTCTAGTTATTACCAGGCAGTGTGTCTGGCATATATTCTTttactcttgttttttttttgtaggttgTTGTCATGGAAGGTATGAATCCCTCTGGGGAGAAGTTTGTAGCTACCAAACTGTACGAGGTATCTCTCACTATTACCCTTTTTAGTttagaccagtggttcccaaccacgttcctggaggccccccaacactgcacattttgcatctctcctttatctgacacacccatttcaggtcttggagtctctactaatgagctgatggtcttaatcaggtgtgtttgattaaggagacatggaaaacatgcattGTTTGGGGGCCTCCAGGACTGTGGTTGGGAACCCCTGGTTTAGGTTAAGTTTACAATTTATTGAATtatgatatttattaaatgatttgTTTGTCCACTAGGGTATTCCCCTGCCTTTTTACTGCACATCTGAAGTGAAACAGGAAATGGATGAAGGTAAGATTGGTGAAAATGTATCAAGAACATCCCTGATGAGATCATGGCTCACATTAAACCCTTCATAACACACTTTTTCAGTGTCTGAGCCTGTGATGGTCATGATGGCTTGTGGAccgtacaccccctctgaaagtCTGACCTATGACCCTCTGATTGACCTCATAACTATCATCAATAAAGATCGTCCTGATGTATGCATTCTGGTGGGTACAGCTTCACGCccatttctgtgttttttttttttttagtccaaAGAGCAGCTTGTTATGATAAAACCTAATTTATCTCGCAGTATGACTGCTTTTCTGGACATTTAAACATGTATTTGAATCTGAAATTTTGGCTAGTAATTAACTGTTTATTTCTCTCATAGTTTGGGCCATTTGTTGATTCCAAACATGAGCAGATTGAGGTAAACCAGATTTTGTATGGATTTGAAATTCCTATAACAATTTTTCATAATGGCCACAAATTTAAGCACTTGATTTTCTACCTTTTTAACAGAAAAACCAGGTAACAGAAACATTTGAATCCATCTTCAAGAGATGTGTGGACAGCATAGTGGAAGGAaccaaagggtgtgtgtgtgtctagtTTTTCTCACAGCTTTCTAGACTCTCCAATGTATAATTATGTTTTCAACGCTTGCATTCTTCTATTATAGGTCGGGATGCAGGTTGGTGTTTGTGCCGTCTCAGAGGGATGTCCATCATCACTACATTTATCCTCAGCCACCCTTCAACCTGACCAACCTCAGCAAAGATGATACAGCGGTAAGATGATTAGCTAAAATCtctgttcattttgatttaattggCCATCCTTTTTTATTCTTAACTGCTGGTGATTAATATTTTATCTATTAGTGTGATTCAGGgcaaacttaaagggatagttcacccaaaaatgaaaattctcatcatttattcaccatcATGCCGTCCCCGatgcatatgactttctttcttcagataaacacaaatgaagatttttaggACAAAAATCCATTtctgtgagtccatataatgcaaTTCTCATTTTCCACCCTTAGAGAGTGACCTTAGCGAGTGACCCCTGCACGCTCCTCATTGGTAATGTGA contains:
- the pola2 gene encoding DNA polymerase alpha subunit B, whose product is MASVTAEDIKSELDTFNIAFNDDTVDKLLEQCVCHRLKGDDIVCEWFAFSASKDQLPLTLENLDQFEHEILNKKKKSKGSTKGSQFNKTRDINSIQELIRAEEEEENLLDAYSTPAKGSQKRALTTPEHPQSKRGVARLASPSLMLSPASFSPSATPSQKYGMRGGRGEVVSSFGEVQGPRWTGKGQTSVRVEILEGGENSLISSYKYMFQRLRDVRDVLTEKIEELGEELRSHFNIEEFSPVSLPVQDSITVLGQVCCDSNGKLNAQSVLLEAGQEQGGRQVPVDLSELIEFSLFPGQVVVMEGMNPSGEKFVATKLYEGIPLPFYCTSEVKQEMDEVSEPVMVMMACGPYTPSESLTYDPLIDLITIINKDRPDVCILFGPFVDSKHEQIEKNQVTETFESIFKRCVDSIVEGTKGSGCRLVFVPSQRDVHHHYIYPQPPFNLTNLSKDDTARVTLASDPCTLLIGNVTFGLTSTDIVFHMGAEEISSGTGTERFSRIMKHMLTQRSYYPLYPPAEEVNMDYEKFQQFSQMNLTPDVLIVPSELRYFIKDVIGCVCVNPGRLTKGQVGGTYGRLFIQPNPVLVDGKRVSPCIAGQVVKI
- the dimt1l gene encoding probable dimethyladenosine transferase gives rise to the protein MPKVKAEKKSRKHQEVKSQGIMFNTGIGQHILKNPLIVNAIIEKAALRPTDVVLEVGPGTGNMTVKLLEKAKKVVACELDTRLVAELQKRVQCTPMQNKLQILIGDVLKAELPFFDLCVANLPYQISSPFVFKLLLHRPFFRCAVLMFQREFAMRLVAKPGDKLYCRLSINTQLLARVDHLMKVGKNNFRPPPKVESSVVRIEPKNPPPPINFQEWDGLVRIAFVRKNKTLSAAFKSAAVEQLLEKNYRIHCSLHNIELQQDFNIAQKIDGILQESKFSEKRARSMDIDDFMVLLHAFNSAGIHFS